A window of the Mannheimia granulomatis genome harbors these coding sequences:
- a CDS encoding helix-turn-helix domain-containing protein, protein MSISNRLREVMEYKGLNIKAFAELLDMPYRTLQNYLLNERDPSVDVLIRVSEILNVDLNWLMRGEGEMFRSSTNESKLSEKEKQLISYYRKMSNDMQTAFDASFRFLSEK, encoded by the coding sequence ATGAGTATAAGCAACCGTTTGAGAGAAGTGATGGAATACAAAGGTTTGAATATCAAAGCCTTTGCTGAGTTACTTGATATGCCTTACCGTACACTTCAAAACTACCTTTTAAATGAGCGTGATCCGAGTGTTGATGTCTTAATTAGAGTCAGCGAAATATTGAATGTGGATTTGAATTGGTTGATGCGTGGTGAGGGTGAAATGTTTCGTAGTTCTACTAATGAAAGTAAACTGAGTGAAAAAGAAAAGCAACTAATCAGCTACTATCGAAAAATGTCTAATGACATGCAAACTGCTTTTGATGCATCTTTTAGATTTTTATCTGAGAAGTAA
- a CDS encoding IS1595 family transposase codes for MAQHFLLSANARRLSLTQVVGLTDAEILALLKKARWGTEDEQVCPRCGVRHSAYFINTRQQWQCKHCHARFSITTGTIFQFHKLSLRQILMALYLFATESKGLSAVSLSHKLNVQYKTAWVLLHKLRESLNLTKDLTPLSGDIHSDGCYVNYYIRPKNFKHRRIDRRAKRNQRKDKACVMVFRQRAANQSIIKGADRSIVAMIKEENTDDILALTHRLVEANSMICADENAAYDLLNIHYRLERVNHSQEYCSIDGITNNLTESFFARFRRMITGIHHRISNNYMMHYANETAWREDERRKSVKEKFTQLLNKCLSCPPSRHFVGYWQGNKRPIAVFGIASLSENEAHYHLAI; via the coding sequence ATGGCACAGCATTTCCTGTTATCAGCGAACGCTCGCCGCTTGTCACTGACACAAGTGGTTGGGCTTACTGATGCAGAAATACTGGCTCTACTCAAAAAGGCCCGCTGGGGAACGGAAGATGAGCAAGTTTGCCCTCGTTGTGGTGTCCGTCATTCCGCCTATTTCATTAACACTCGCCAACAATGGCAATGTAAGCATTGCCACGCTCGCTTTTCGATTACGACTGGCACGATTTTCCAATTTCATAAACTCTCATTACGTCAGATTTTGATGGCTCTGTATTTGTTTGCCACCGAAAGCAAAGGCTTGTCCGCTGTTTCGCTTTCCCACAAGCTCAACGTGCAATATAAAACCGCTTGGGTGCTGCTGCATAAATTACGAGAGTCGCTAAATCTCACTAAAGATTTAACCCCCTTATCAGGTGATATACATTCGGACGGTTGCTATGTGAACTACTACATTCGCCCGAAGAATTTTAAACATAGACGGATAGATAGGCGAGCCAAACGCAATCAACGTAAAGACAAGGCGTGTGTAATGGTTTTCCGCCAACGAGCGGCTAATCAGTCGATTATAAAAGGGGCGGATAGAAGTATTGTGGCAATGATTAAGGAAGAAAATACCGATGACATTCTTGCTCTTACACATCGTCTAGTGGAAGCTAACAGTATGATTTGTGCAGACGAAAATGCCGCCTATGACCTACTCAACATTCATTATCGGCTGGAGCGAGTGAATCACTCACAAGAATACTGCTCGATAGACGGTATCACCAACAATCTTACTGAATCGTTTTTTGCCCGATTCAGACGAATGATTACAGGAATTCATCACCGAATCAGTAACAATTATATGATGCACTATGCCAATGAAACCGCTTGGCGGGAAGATGAACGCCGTAAAAGCGTAAAAGAGAAATTTACCCAATTACTCAACAAGTGCCTAAGTTGCCCGCCCTCACGACATTTTGTGGGTTATTGGCAAGGGAATAAAAGACCGATTGCTGTCTTTGGGATAGCGAGTTTAAGTGAAAACGAAGCACACTATCACCTAGCAATTTAA
- the malQ gene encoding 4-alpha-glucanotransferase — protein MPTTILTSYFYDPNVKENANPASFEKIEHILNSPLDLQKNQKILPLVQVIQETQAVEISLNFANSAIWQITLENGQILTGKITEDKTTLTLPTDLPLGYHTLSIQNDKLSESCPLIVTPQKAFQPKPLQNKKKLWGAFLQLYTLRSEQNWGIGDFGDLKQFLSNMAAQGADFVGLNPTHALFPANPDAVSPYSPSSRLWQNIIYIDVNTVEAFQHSAKAQKWFNSVEIQQQLAELRAKDYVDYSQVIALKLHALQLAFEQFSVQSQTEFEQFIEKSGEPLKIQATFDALHQWLYAQTAEKGGWTNWAEEYQDYRLPRVAEFQKTHRNSIRFYMWLQFLLLKQLAECDELAKSLKMSIGFYRDLAVGVATNGAETWADKTLFVQNVSIGAPPDMLGPNGQNWGLSPMHPHILKSRGYQPFIDLLRANMKHCGALRIDHILGFARMWWVANGDSAKEGIYVRYPLEDMLSILALESQRHQCLIIAEALGTVPEGILESLEQKGILAYNIFYFEKNEQGYKPLSDYPYQAMTTLSTHDLPTIQGYWKGYDFELGEKYNTYPSKAVLRKLKEDRAYDRLNIRNAVEKVMELEPNEVGVTVKFTHQLQRYAAHTNSALFGTQPEDWLNMLEPVNIPGTSTEYPNWRRKLSATTKQIFSDASIQKLLADIHQIRRKL, from the coding sequence ATGCCAACCACAATATTAACCTCCTATTTTTACGATCCGAATGTTAAGGAAAACGCTAATCCGGCTAGCTTCGAGAAAATTGAACATATTCTAAACTCCCCTTTGGATTTGCAAAAAAACCAGAAAATCTTACCGCTTGTACAGGTAATTCAAGAAACACAAGCGGTCGAAATCTCACTAAATTTTGCAAATTCTGCAATATGGCAAATTACGCTTGAAAACGGGCAGATTCTCACAGGCAAAATCACAGAAGATAAAACTACTTTAACGCTCCCTACAGATTTGCCCTTAGGCTATCACACACTCTCTATTCAAAATGATAAACTTTCGGAAAGCTGTCCGCTAATTGTTACCCCACAAAAAGCCTTTCAACCCAAACCATTACAAAACAAGAAAAAGCTATGGGGCGCTTTTCTGCAACTTTACACACTAAGATCTGAGCAAAATTGGGGGATTGGAGATTTTGGTGATCTAAAACAATTTTTGTCAAATATGGCAGCTCAAGGAGCAGATTTTGTAGGATTGAACCCTACTCACGCGCTATTTCCTGCCAACCCTGATGCTGTAAGCCCTTACAGCCCTTCTTCCCGATTGTGGCAAAATATTATTTATATTGATGTGAATACTGTTGAAGCCTTTCAGCATTCCGCTAAAGCACAAAAATGGTTTAATTCGGTGGAAATCCAGCAACAATTGGCGGAGTTAAGAGCAAAAGATTATGTGGATTATTCACAAGTCATAGCACTTAAACTTCACGCATTACAGCTTGCTTTTGAACAATTTTCTGTACAATCACAAACAGAATTTGAGCAATTTATTGAAAAATCTGGCGAGCCATTAAAAATTCAAGCAACGTTCGATGCTTTACATCAATGGCTTTATGCTCAAACCGCAGAAAAAGGCGGCTGGACCAATTGGGCTGAAGAATATCAAGATTATCGTTTGCCAAGGGTCGCTGAATTTCAAAAAACGCATCGCAATTCCATCCGCTTTTATATGTGGCTGCAATTTCTCTTATTAAAGCAATTAGCCGAGTGTGACGAGCTGGCAAAATCGCTCAAAATGTCGATTGGTTTTTACCGTGATCTAGCAGTAGGTGTGGCTACTAATGGAGCAGAAACTTGGGCGGATAAAACTTTATTTGTACAAAATGTATCTATCGGTGCCCCACCAGATATGCTTGGCCCGAACGGACAAAATTGGGGACTTTCGCCAATGCATCCGCACATTTTAAAAAGCCGTGGTTACCAGCCTTTTATTGATTTATTGCGTGCTAATATGAAACACTGCGGGGCATTACGAATCGACCATATTCTCGGCTTTGCCCGTATGTGGTGGGTGGCAAATGGAGATTCGGCAAAAGAGGGGATTTATGTGCGTTATCCTCTGGAAGATATGCTCTCTATTTTGGCGTTAGAAAGTCAACGCCATCAATGCTTGATTATTGCCGAAGCTCTTGGCACTGTGCCGGAAGGCATTTTGGAATCCCTTGAACAAAAAGGTATTTTAGCCTACAACATTTTCTATTTTGAAAAAAATGAACAAGGCTATAAACCACTGTCAGACTACCCTTATCAAGCAATGACCACTCTCAGTACTCACGATTTACCGACTATCCAAGGTTACTGGAAAGGTTATGATTTTGAGCTGGGGGAAAAATACAACACTTACCCAAGCAAGGCAGTGCTACGAAAGTTAAAAGAAGATCGTGCTTACGATAGGCTGAATATTCGTAATGCAGTAGAAAAAGTAATGGAGCTTGAGCCGAATGAGGTAGGAGTAACCGTTAAGTTCACCCACCAACTGCAACGCTATGCTGCACATACCAACAGTGCCTTGTTTGGCACTCAGCCCGAAGATTGGCTGAATATGCTTGAGCCGGTAAATATTCCAGGAACCAGCACCGAATACCCAAACTGGCGGCGAAAATTATCTGCCACCACCAAGCAGATATTTAGTGATGCAAGCATCCAAAAACTGCTGGCGGATATTCATCAAATTCGCAGAAAACTATAA
- the pnuC gene encoding nicotinamide riboside transporter PnuC — protein MSGTSILVKLKQEFLTGWTRFEAGWLLTFLAIQIGIFIYQPDTWIATIAAITGILCVVFVGKGKISNYLFGLISVSLYAYISYTFNLYGEMMLNLFVYVPVQFIGFYFWRKNMTRENTVNNAGAEEVIAKSLTAKQWLIVIFSAIVGTVLYIELLKYLGSALAVLDGATVVISIVAQILMVLRYREQWALWIIVNIMTISLWAAMYFQNGETSLPLLVMYIMYLCNSIYGYYNWIKLSRNHQQLA, from the coding sequence ATGAGCGGTACATCGATTTTAGTTAAGCTAAAACAAGAATTTTTAACTGGTTGGACCAGATTTGAGGCAGGTTGGTTGCTCACTTTTCTTGCGATCCAAATCGGAATTTTCATTTATCAGCCCGATACGTGGATTGCAACCATTGCAGCAATTACCGGTATTTTATGTGTGGTTTTTGTGGGTAAAGGTAAAATCAGCAACTATTTGTTCGGTTTAATTTCCGTCTCATTATATGCTTACATTTCCTATACCTTTAATTTGTATGGCGAAATGATGTTGAATTTATTCGTTTATGTGCCGGTGCAGTTTATTGGGTTCTACTTTTGGCGTAAGAATATGACCCGTGAGAATACAGTGAACAATGCCGGCGCTGAAGAGGTTATTGCTAAGTCATTAACCGCTAAACAATGGCTAATTGTAATATTTTCTGCCATTGTAGGAACTGTTCTTTATATTGAATTATTAAAATATTTAGGGAGTGCATTAGCAGTACTTGATGGAGCAACTGTTGTGATCTCCATCGTTGCACAAATTTTGATGGTACTGAGATACCGTGAACAATGGGCATTATGGATTATTGTCAATATTATGACTATTTCGTTATGGGCAGCAATGTACTTCCAAAATGGGGAAACCAGCTTACCGTTATTAGTGATGTATATAATGTATTTATGTAACTCAATTTACGGCTACTACAACTGGATTAAACTTTCCCGCAACCATCAACAGCTTGCTTAA
- a CDS encoding reverse transcriptase domain-containing protein translates to MKDRKHNLKFLFESYFNKKISFDIFENISIEESYDKLCKNKREIYIPNYELKLVLSFLSHFIFKSLPIEDDVAFAYRRGINVKDCLLPHANSKFFYKTDILNFFPSISSSLIKENIYQDIHKLSYLDQEDLALYLDKILSLVTVDDKLPVGFPTSPFISNYIMRKYDVSIKSFCSNNKFIYTRYSDDIIISSNTDIDKDYITNNIEKVFQQGENLFHLNNSKTKVFTKKNKIKMLGLIINNNQISVDRKVKDEIEVGIHFFIKDRLKFINFFNDSELSAKRKLAGNISYAINIEPDYLQKLAKKYGLLTIKEILKVNL, encoded by the coding sequence ATGAAAGATAGAAAGCATAATTTAAAATTTCTTTTTGAATCTTATTTTAACAAAAAGATTTCATTCGATATTTTTGAAAATATATCTATAGAAGAAAGTTATGATAAACTCTGTAAAAATAAAAGAGAGATATATATTCCTAACTATGAGTTAAAATTAGTTCTGTCATTTCTATCTCATTTTATATTCAAAAGCCTCCCAATAGAGGATGATGTAGCTTTTGCTTATAGAAGAGGGATTAATGTTAAGGATTGCTTATTACCACATGCAAACAGTAAGTTTTTTTATAAAACAGATATATTAAATTTTTTCCCTTCCATATCAAGTTCTTTAATTAAAGAGAATATTTATCAAGATATTCATAAATTATCATATTTAGATCAAGAAGACTTAGCATTATATTTAGATAAAATATTAAGCCTTGTAACTGTTGATGATAAGTTACCTGTTGGTTTCCCCACATCTCCTTTTATTAGTAATTATATAATGCGAAAGTATGATGTCAGTATAAAGTCATTTTGTAGTAATAATAAATTTATTTATACCAGATATTCAGATGATATTATTATTTCATCCAATACAGATATAGATAAAGACTATATAACAAATAACATTGAGAAAGTATTTCAACAAGGGGAAAACCTATTTCATTTAAATAATTCTAAGACAAAAGTATTTACTAAAAAGAATAAAATAAAGATGCTTGGATTGATTATTAACAATAATCAAATTAGCGTAGACAGAAAGGTAAAAGATGAAATTGAGGTTGGTATACATTTTTTCATAAAGGATAGGTTGAAATTTATAAATTTCTTTAATGATAGCGAGTTATCCGCCAAAAGAAAATTAGCTGGAAATATTTCTTATGCAATAAATATAGAACCTGATTATCTACAAAAATTAGCTAAAAAATATGGCTTGTTGACAATAAAAGAAATTCTCAAGGTTAATTTATGA
- the rpsF gene encoding 30S ribosomal protein S6: MRHYEIVFMVHPDQSEQVPAMIERYTASVKEAGGQVHRLEDWGRRQLAYPINKLHKAHYVLMNVEAPQSVIDELETNFRYNDAVLRNLIVHTKAAVTEASPMAKAKESKVAEAVAEVESEEAGE, from the coding sequence ATGCGTCACTACGAAATCGTTTTTATGGTTCACCCGGACCAAAGCGAACAAGTACCGGCAATGATTGAGCGTTACACAGCATCTGTTAAAGAAGCTGGCGGTCAAGTTCATCGCTTAGAAGATTGGGGTCGTCGTCAATTAGCATACCCAATCAACAAACTTCACAAAGCACACTATGTGTTAATGAATGTAGAAGCACCTCAAAGTGTAATCGACGAGTTAGAAACTAACTTCCGTTATAACGATGCAGTTCTTCGTAACTTAATCGTTCACACTAAAGCGGCAGTAACTGAAGCTTCACCAATGGCGAAAGCGAAAGAAAGCAAAGTTGCTGAAGCGGTAGCTGAAGTTGAATCAGAGGAAGCTGGCGAGTAA
- a CDS encoding helix-turn-helix domain-containing protein — protein MDINEKIRKLRESNSWSQEQMAEKLNMSLNGYAKIERGESKIYLEKLEQIAQVFDIDVVELMQADGKNICFQIESPLGSVYQGVGESALLVEIERLKLALAHANEKENLLNRLLEQKDNEISVLKELLNVRSPIINS, from the coding sequence ATGGATATCAACGAGAAAATTCGCAAGCTACGAGAAAGTAACTCATGGTCACAAGAACAAATGGCTGAGAAGCTCAATATGTCTTTAAATGGCTACGCTAAGATTGAACGAGGTGAGAGCAAAATCTACCTAGAAAAACTTGAGCAAATAGCCCAAGTATTCGATATTGATGTTGTTGAGCTTATGCAAGCTGATGGTAAGAATATCTGTTTTCAGATTGAATCACCGTTAGGTTCAGTGTATCAAGGTGTGGGTGAATCAGCGTTACTTGTTGAGATTGAGAGATTGAAGTTGGCACTAGCTCACGCAAATGAAAAGGAAAATTTATTGAATAGGTTGCTTGAGCAGAAGGACAATGAAATTAGTGTATTAAAAGAATTACTTAATGTTAGATCGCCCATCATAAATTCATAA
- a CDS encoding IS1595 family transposase gives MTQHFLLSSKARTLSSLQIARLSDDEAFAMLCEIRWGSQENVCCPKCGVQHKAYFIASRKQWRCKHCNHTFSITSGTIFANRKKSLQTYLYIIAKFVNAAKGISSLQLARDAGVNYRTAFVLSHKIRKALLDKRDLHPLSGEVDMDGTYVHPAPRKENKKSDRLDYRLKANQHPDKRCVIVAREHYTVNEKRESVLHCGTKRSLVMVAKSETQPVVNTFANRFIQANSRINTDESSAYDVLLPRYDLRTVNHKEEYRSDLGVTNNQAESLFSRFKRMYYGQVHKMSNAYLLNYAHEVAYREDNRRKPNGWQFNDILDKCLHTTNENNEWCGYWQRKIIHQEVLWQ, from the coding sequence ATGACTCAACATTTTCTTCTATCCAGCAAAGCCCGCACGCTTTCGTCATTACAGATAGCCCGTCTATCTGATGACGAAGCGTTTGCAATGCTGTGCGAAATCCGTTGGGGAAGTCAGGAAAATGTCTGTTGCCCGAAATGTGGTGTGCAGCATAAAGCCTATTTTATTGCCAGTCGCAAACAATGGCGATGCAAACATTGCAACCATACTTTTAGTATTACATCAGGCACGATTTTTGCCAATCGTAAGAAATCGCTACAAACTTATCTCTACATCATCGCCAAATTTGTGAATGCCGCCAAAGGCATTTCATCACTGCAACTGGCTCGTGATGCGGGAGTCAATTACCGCACAGCGTTTGTTTTGTCGCATAAAATCCGCAAAGCCTTATTAGATAAGCGAGATTTACATCCCCTATCAGGGGAAGTGGATATGGACGGTACTTATGTTCACCCCGCCCCTCGCAAAGAAAACAAGAAATCTGACCGCTTGGATTACCGTTTGAAAGCCAATCAACACCCCGATAAACGTTGTGTGATTGTGGCTCGTGAGCATTACACCGTTAATGAAAAGCGTGAGAGTGTATTGCATTGTGGGACAAAACGCTCACTAGTGATGGTAGCAAAATCCGAAACGCAGCCTGTCGTCAATACGTTTGCGAACCGTTTTATTCAAGCGAATAGCCGTATCAATACCGATGAAAGCTCTGCCTACGATGTATTATTGCCACGTTACGATTTACGCACGGTCAATCATAAGGAAGAATACCGTAGCGATTTAGGCGTAACCAATAACCAAGCAGAAAGTCTATTCAGCCGCTTTAAACGAATGTATTACGGCCAAGTACATAAAATGAGTAATGCCTATTTACTCAATTATGCTCACGAAGTGGCTTACCGTGAAGATAACCGTAGAAAGCCGAACGGTTGGCAGTTTAATGACATTTTAGACAAATGTTTACATACCACCAACGAAAACAATGAGTGGTGTGGTTATTGGCAACGAAAAATCATACATCAAGAGGTGTTGTGGCAATAA
- a CDS encoding DNA repair protein: protein MAKSVCINQIERKIHLFEREREQVLKHLALVDNKLQKLRHALEVLEHRHSVEEYNTPHFTYKLHQRHFKGKLRKMVLEVLKQEPNRYFTVNELIRLVLIKDGQADTPITTQHTVSMRGALKHWLDKGIVERIEKNVVDVRWRLKQ from the coding sequence ATGGCTAAATCGGTCTGTATCAACCAAATTGAACGTAAAATCCACTTATTTGAGCGAGAACGTGAACAAGTGCTGAAACACTTGGCTCTTGTGGACAATAAGCTCCAAAAGCTCCGCCACGCCCTTGAAGTATTAGAGCATCGCCATTCAGTAGAGGAATACAATACGCCCCATTTCACTTACAAACTGCATCAACGCCATTTCAAAGGCAAACTGCGGAAAATGGTACTTGAAGTTTTAAAGCAAGAGCCAAACCGTTATTTTACGGTGAATGAATTGATTAGATTAGTGCTAATTAAGGACGGACAAGCTGATACTCCCATTACCACTCAACATACCGTATCAATGCGTGGTGCATTAAAGCACTGGCTTGATAAAGGTATTGTTGAACGCATTGAAAAGAATGTAGTTGATGTGCGTTGGCGACTGAAACAATAA
- the purD gene encoding phosphoribosylamine--glycine ligase: protein MNILIIGNGGREHALAWKIRQSPLADKVFVAPGNAGTAAENDIENVAISCTDLNALVAFAKENNVGLTIVGPETPLVLGVVDVFRANGLKIFGPTQAASQLEGSKAFTKDFLARHNIPTAEYQKFTEIEPALAYLKEKGVPIVIKADGLAAGKGVIVAMTLQEAENAVYDMLSGNAFGEAGSRVVIEEFLDGEEASFIVMIDGKNVEPMATSQDHKRVGEGDKGLNTGGMGAYSPAPVVTQEIHKRVMEEIIYPTIRGMASENNLYTGFLYAGLMIMPNGQPKVIEFNCRFGDPETQPIMMRLESDLVELCLKACEGKLDSIQSKWSEKAALGIVLAAEGYPADYRKGDEISGIPSATQNQKVFLAGVEQKDDKLLTNGGRVLCATALGNSVFEAQQQALKLAEQIQWKGKFYRRDIGYRAVAREQTK from the coding sequence ATGAATATTTTAATTATTGGCAACGGTGGGCGTGAACACGCTCTTGCTTGGAAAATACGTCAATCTCCATTGGCAGACAAAGTCTTCGTTGCACCAGGCAATGCTGGCACAGCAGCAGAAAACGACATTGAAAATGTGGCTATTTCATGCACAGATTTAAATGCCTTAGTTGCATTTGCTAAAGAAAATAATGTTGGTTTGACTATCGTTGGTCCGGAAACACCCTTAGTGTTGGGTGTAGTAGATGTTTTTCGAGCCAATGGATTAAAAATTTTTGGTCCAACACAAGCAGCCTCACAATTAGAAGGCTCGAAAGCCTTTACCAAAGACTTTTTAGCTCGCCATAATATCCCAACCGCAGAATACCAAAAGTTCACTGAAATCGAGCCAGCCCTTGCCTACTTAAAAGAAAAAGGCGTTCCTATTGTGATTAAAGCCGATGGTTTAGCTGCGGGTAAAGGAGTCATTGTAGCAATGACTTTACAAGAAGCAGAAAATGCAGTGTATGATATGCTTTCAGGTAATGCCTTTGGTGAAGCAGGCAGCCGTGTGGTGATTGAAGAATTTTTAGATGGTGAAGAAGCCAGCTTTATCGTAATGATTGATGGCAAAAATGTCGAACCAATGGCCACCTCACAAGACCATAAACGCGTGGGTGAAGGTGATAAAGGCTTAAATACCGGTGGAATGGGAGCATATTCCCCTGCTCCTGTGGTAACTCAAGAAATCCACAAGCGTGTAATGGAAGAAATTATCTACCCGACTATACGAGGAATGGCAAGCGAAAACAATCTATACACAGGTTTCCTGTATGCAGGCTTAATGATTATGCCAAACGGTCAGCCGAAAGTGATTGAATTTAACTGCCGCTTTGGCGATCCGGAAACTCAACCAATTATGATGCGTTTGGAATCAGATTTAGTCGAACTCTGCCTAAAAGCTTGCGAAGGCAAATTAGATAGTATTCAATCAAAATGGAGTGAAAAAGCCGCCTTAGGGATTGTACTTGCCGCTGAAGGCTACCCTGCTGATTACCGAAAAGGTGATGAAATAAGTGGTATTCCGTCTGCAACGCAAAATCAAAAAGTCTTCTTAGCTGGCGTTGAGCAAAAAGACGATAAATTACTCACCAACGGGGGGCGAGTACTTTGTGCTACCGCACTCGGCAACAGCGTGTTTGAAGCACAACAACAAGCCTTAAAACTTGCCGAACAAATCCAATGGAAAGGCAAATTTTACCGACGAGATATTGGCTACCGAGCGGTTGCCAGAGAACAGACCAAGTAA
- a CDS encoding DUF805 domain-containing protein yields the protein MKKSFKKWISTSGRANRSEFIIISVISLIAFVLITALFMRIFQSFHDEHIQNFYTRDYVEKSIYFAIIELSATGTLDKTANTLYQDLEGSTFQNMIRASFTYLLFLPFVICWIAGAVRRLHDIGTFGWWVLFILAPIWLFFDNWVIMIPLLFLFFKKGQDFHNKYGPPPHNPNTPITLEMPKESEKLAKFESNVLKVVDNIKLILKPYWDLLLSKIKK from the coding sequence ATGAAAAAGTCATTCAAAAAATGGATAAGCACTTCGGGAAGAGCAAATCGTTCTGAGTTTATCATTATAAGTGTTATCTCCCTAATAGCTTTTGTGCTTATCACCGCATTATTTATGAGAATATTTCAAAGTTTTCACGATGAGCATATTCAAAATTTCTATACGAGAGATTATGTTGAAAAGTCAATATATTTCGCCATCATAGAGCTATCTGCCACTGGAACTCTTGATAAAACAGCGAATACTCTTTATCAAGATTTAGAAGGATCGACATTTCAAAATATGATACGAGCTTCTTTTACTTATCTCCTATTTTTACCCTTTGTTATATGTTGGATTGCAGGAGCAGTACGCCGTTTGCACGATATCGGCACATTTGGTTGGTGGGTATTATTTATTCTAGCCCCAATTTGGTTATTCTTTGATAATTGGGTTATTATGATTCCTTTGTTGTTTTTATTTTTCAAAAAAGGTCAAGACTTTCATAATAAATACGGCCCACCACCTCATAACCCTAATACTCCAATCACACTAGAAATGCCGAAAGAATCGGAAAAACTAGCTAAGTTTGAAAGTAACGTGCTAAAGGTTGTGGATAATATAAAGCTCATTCTAAAGCCATATTGGGATTTACTATTAAGTAAAATAAAAAAATAA
- a CDS encoding AAA family ATPase, with protein sequence MYLKGQYSKNEEIIDFLNKIYPSSSKFNDLKEVEVNGENYYLLPHPNQETKYIREDYLSSGEYFIINIYKMLSSKEQDVIIVDEIDISLDASTQVNLVRELNSLCDKYRKKIIFTSHSLVIMKTLYNEFRTPIYYLSNDNGKINIIETSYGFVAGEMFGFQEYDKYIIVEDIVLEKYIRYLLDSLKGKYPEKKIRTLYIGGAEEVRDFLKGSRFNILDKDKKDVLAILDGDKKTVTLKNRILHIPFDNIEKELMKKCKDHEEEYHFPPNFSCPENLKNAKKYYELLINTGFKYSYIIEIVEKGWENEIEELKNKILTFLRC encoded by the coding sequence ATGTATTTAAAAGGTCAATATAGTAAAAATGAAGAGATTATAGATTTCTTAAATAAAATATATCCAAGCAGCAGTAAATTTAATGACCTTAAAGAAGTAGAAGTTAATGGTGAAAATTATTATTTATTACCTCATCCCAATCAAGAAACAAAATACATTAGAGAGGACTATTTAAGCTCGGGAGAGTATTTTATAATAAATATATATAAAATGCTTTCATCTAAAGAACAAGATGTTATTATTGTTGATGAAATTGATATTTCATTAGATGCTTCAACTCAAGTTAATTTAGTGAGGGAGCTAAATAGTTTATGTGACAAATATCGTAAAAAAATTATTTTTACTTCTCATTCTTTAGTAATCATGAAGACGTTATATAATGAATTTCGAACTCCTATTTATTATTTGTCAAATGATAATGGAAAAATTAATATTATTGAAACATCATATGGCTTTGTAGCAGGAGAGATGTTTGGGTTTCAGGAATATGATAAATACATTATAGTTGAGGACATTGTATTAGAAAAATATATCCGATATCTATTAGATTCTTTGAAAGGAAAATACCCAGAAAAGAAAATTAGAACTCTCTATATTGGGGGTGCAGAAGAGGTAAGAGATTTTCTAAAAGGCTCAAGATTTAATATTTTAGATAAAGATAAGAAGGATGTTCTAGCTATTCTTGATGGAGATAAGAAAACAGTTACGTTAAAAAATAGGATATTGCACATTCCTTTTGATAATATAGAAAAAGAACTAATGAAAAAATGCAAAGATCATGAAGAAGAATATCACTTCCCCCCTAATTTCAGTTGTCCAGAAAATCTAAAAAATGCTAAAAAATATTACGAACTTTTAATTAATACGGGATTTAAATATTCATATATTATAGAAATAGTAGAGAAAGGCTGGGAGAATGAAATAGAGGAACTAAAAAATAAAATATTAACCTTCTTAAGGTGTTAA